TCAGCATGAGCGAGTATCCGGCCAGGATCAGCAGCTGCAGCACCGGCACGAGCATCGTCGACTGGCCGACGAGCGCGCTGCGGTCGAGCTGGCCGAGATAGCCGGACAGCTCTTCGCGGACCGTGCAGTCGGCGCAGTCGGGACGGCCCTTGAGCTGGTCGGGCAGGCGCGCGGCGGCCGCCGACAGCGCGGCCAGGTCGCCGGTGCTGACGCCGCTGAGGTCGGGCAGCACGTGCCAGAAGCCGAGCATCTGGTCGGTGAACCGCGCCAGGAAGGCCTGCTGGGGGAGCATGAGCGGGCTCTTGCCGGCGTCCAGACGCGGATACAGGTCGTCGGGGACGGTGAACACGCCGGTGACCAGCACCGTGGTCGGCGGGTCGGTCGCGCCGCGCCGTACTGTGAGCTCCTGGCCGGCGGTGACGCCGAGGCGCTGGGCGCTCTCCTGCGCCAGCGTCGCCTGCAGCGGCCCTGCGCCCGGGCGCGCCCACCGGCCCCGCACCAGCTTCGCCCGCTTCTCCAGGTCGGAGCGGGTGCCGAAGAACAGCTGCGCGCCGTTCTCCCCGTGGAAGGCGTTCGAGGTGACGGACGACACGATCTCGGGGCGGAACCGGCCGAAGGACTCGGCGGCCTGGGCGCGCACGGCCGCGTCGGCCCTGGCGAAGGTGGCGCCCTTGATCCAGGTGGAGACCTCCGCCGAGGTGTCGGCCCGGTCGGCCTGTGTCACGCTCCATCGGACGCCGACGTCGACCACCAAGGAGATGGAGATCGACAGGGACACCAGCGTGGTGGTCGCGAGGAGAATGGCCGCGAAGGCGGTCAGGGGCAGCAGCGGCTCACTCACGGCACGCTTGAGCACCCACGTTGTCCGCCCCCGCATCCGGTTCCCCCTCTGATCTGGTACGGGAGAACATTCGCGGGACAAAACTCACATACGCAACGATTACCGTGATTTCATCACATAGTTGAGATCAACCCGAGACCAGTGCCTCCGACTGCCAGAGATCGCGGTAGTAACCGGGCCTGGCGACCAGCTCGTCGTGGCGTCCGCGCTGGATGATCCGGCCGTGCTCCATCACCACGATCTCGTCCACCTCCTCCAGGCCCTTCAGGCGGTGCGTGACGATCAGCGTGGTGCGGCCGTGCGTCACGTCGAGCAGATCGGCCATCAGCTCGTCGGCCGCCGTCTCGTCCAGCGCCTCGGCGGGCTCGTCGAGCAGCAGCACGGGCGGGTCGTACAGCAGGGCGCGGGCGAGGGCCAGACGCTGCAACTGCCCGCCCGAGACCGTCCGCCCGTCCTCGCCGAGCTGGGCGTCCCAGCCGGTGCGCGCCACCCACCGGTCCAGGCGGGCCCGCCGTACGGCCTGCTCCAGGTCCTCGTCCGTGCTCTCGGGACCGGCCAGGCGCAGGTTGTCGCGCAGCGTGGTCTGGAAGATGTAGGGGTCTTGAGTCAGGCCGGTCATGAGCGTCCTGACATCGTCGGAGTCGAGGGACCTGAGGTCGGCGCCGTTGACGGTGATCGCCCCCGACTCCGGCTCGACCAGCCGCATCAGTGCGGCCAGCAGCGTGCTCTTGCCCGCGCCGCTCGGGCCGACCAGAGCGACCCGCCGGCCCGGAGTCAGCGTGAGGCTCACCCCGTCGACGGCCGCGGGGCCGCCGGGGGCGTGCCGTACGACCAGGTCGGCGATCTCGACGGTCAGCGGCGCGCCGGGCACCGGCGCCGGCGTGGCGGGCTCGGTGACGGCGGGCGGCACCGAGCGGACCTCCTTCAGCCGCCGCAGGGCCGCGGAGATCCCCGCGAACCGCTCCCCCGCCGCGGCCAGCGGCAGGACGGGCTCGAAGGAGACCAGGGCGGTGAGCGCGAGCACGGCCGTCGCGACGGTGCCCGCGCCGGACCCCTGCGCCAGCAGCACGATGGCGGCGACGGTCAGCCCCTGCACCAGGACGCCGACGGCCAGCGCCGCCGCGTGGACACGGGACTGGCGGCGTTCGAGCGCCGAGAGGGCCGCGTCGGCCTCGAGCGCGCTCGACAGCGCCCTGTCGCCCGCGCCGTAGGCGGCCAGGTCGGCCGAGCCGTGCACCAGATCGGCGACGCGCTCGGCCAGCGCGGCCCTGGCCGGGGCGATGCGGGCCGACCAGCGACGGGCGGCCGCCGCCGTGCCGGCGGGCAGCAGCACGCCCGCGGCCACCAGCCCGGCCAGCAGCACCAGCGCCGCGGCGGGGTGCACGACGACGGCGATGACGACGGCGGCGAGGCCGGTGATGAGCGCCGAGGTGGCCGGCAGGAGGCAGCGCACCAGCAGGTCCTGGACCGCGTCGGTGTCGTCGACCATGCGGCTGAGCAGGTCCGCGCCGCCGTGCCGGGGCGGCCTGGGCGGGATGAGCGAGTGGTAGAGGCGTTCGCGGGTGGCGGCCTGGGCCCGCAGGGCGACGTCGTGACCGGTCAGGCGTTCGGCGTAGCGGAAGACGCCCCTGCTGGTGGCGAACGCCCGCACCGCGACGATCGCCACGCTCAGCGCGGCCAGCGGCGGCTGCTCGGCGGCCCTGGTGATGAGCCAGGCGGCCGAGGCGATCAGGCCGAGCCCGGTCAGTTCGGCGGCCGCCCCGGCGAGCACGGCCCACAGCAGGCGGACGCCCATGCGGCGGCCGGACATCGGCTCGGTGTCCCCGGCGCCCTGCTGGGTGGTGGTGGTCATCGCTCGTCTCCTGCCTGCGCGGCGCTCGCGCCTGGGACCAGGCTCTTCTCGGCGAGGGTGTCGGAGACGACCCGCCCCTCCTGGATGCGGATCACGCGGTCGGCCAGGTCGATCATCGCGGGCCGGTGCGCGACGATCACGGCGGTGCGCCCCCTGCTCAGCTCGGCGGTCGCGGTGACGACGGCCGCCTCGCTGCGGCCGTCGAGGCGCGCGGTGGGCTCGTCGAGCAGCAGCAGCGAGGCGCCGGGACGGCAGAACGCGCGGGCCAGCGCCAGCCGCTGGCGCTGGCCGGCCGACAGGTTGGCGCCGCGCTCCCCCACCGGCGTGTCGTAGCCGTCGGGCAGGGCGCTGACGAACTCGTCGGCGTGCGCTGCGGCGGCGGCCTGCCGTACGAGATCAGGGGTGGCCGAGGGGGCGCCGAGGCGGATGTTGTCGGCGACGGAGGTGGCGAACAGGTGGGGGCGCTGGGGCACGAAGGCCAGCCGGTCGCGCCAGGCGGTCAGGTCGAGGCCGGCCAGATCGGCGCCGTCGACCAGCACGCGGCCCTCGGTGGGGGTGACGAAGCCGAGCAACAGGTGCAGGAGGGTGCTCTTGCCGCCGCCGCTCTCCCCCACCAGCGCCACCCGCTCCCCCGGCGTGATCACCAGGGAGACGTCGTCGAGCGCGGGGTCGTCGCGCCCCGGATAGCGGACGGTGACGTTCTCCAGGCGGATCTCGGGGGGACCGCCGGAGGTCAGCGCCGATCGGGCGTCTTCGCGGAGGCCGGTGGCCGAGGTCCGCTCGGCCGAGCCGGCGGCGCCGGCCAGGGCCCGCTCGGGGTCGACGGCGTCGTCCAGGACGGCGAAGGCCGCGTCGGCCGCCGCGACGCCCTCCATCGAGGCGTGGAAGCGGGTGCCCATCATCCGCAGCGGCAGGTACGCCTCGGGCGCGAGCAGCAGCACCAGCAGCGCGGTCGTCAGGTCGAGCGACCCGCCGAGCAACCGCAGCCCGATCGGCACCGCGACCAGCGCGAGCGACAGCGAGGCGCACAGCTCCAGCACGAGAGAGGAGAGGAAGGCCACCCGCAGCGTCCGCATGGTCGCCGACCGGTGCGAGTCGGCCACGCGCTGGATGACGGTCGCCTGGTAGCGGGCCCTGCCGAAGGCGCGCAGGGTGGGCAGGCCGCGCACCACGTCGAGGAAGTGCCCGCCGAGCAGGGACAGCGCCCGCCACTGCCGTTCGGTGACGGCCTTGGTGTGCATGCCGACCAGCGCCCCGAAGATCGGAATGAGCGGCAGCGTCACCAGCACGATGACCGCGCTGGTGAGGTCGGCGGCGAACAGCCTGACGAGGACGGCCACCGGCACCACGCCCGCCACCGCCATGGCGGGCAGGTACCCGGTCAGGTAGGGGTCGAGCGCGTCGAGGCCGCGACCGGTGAGCGTGACGAGCTCCCCGGATCGGTGCCCCGACAGCCGCGCCGGCCCGAGGTCCTGGAGCCGGGCCAGCAGCCGGTGACGCAGCGCGGACTTCACCCCCGTGGAGGTGCGGGCCGCGAAGATCCCCTGCCCCCAGCCGAGCAGCGCGCGCAGTCCGACGACGGCGGCCAGGACCAGCAGCGCCCCGGTGGCGAACCTGCCCGACAGCACCCCCGCCAGCAGTTCGGCCTGGACGAGCACGAGCAGCCCGGCGATGACGGCGGCGGCCAGAGTGGCGGTCAGATGCGTGCGTACCGAACGCTCGGCTCGCATGAGCCGCAGGAGATCCTTGTGCACGGGCCCTCTAGAAGAACGACGGGATGCGGTCGGCGCCCTTGCCTGGACGGAAGGTGCGCCACACCCATACTTGCGCGCCCACCATGAGGGGTGCGAACGGGACCACCATGAGACTGAGCACATTCAGCGTCGCGGCCGGCGCCGCGTGGTCGAGCAGGTGCGGGGCGACGGCCGCCAGCAGCACGATGACGGGCGCGGCGGCCGCGAGCGCCGACAGGGTCAGGCTCCTGCCCCCGCCGCGCGCCTCCCTCCAGGCCAGGAAGGTCCTGCCGTGGAAGGCGAACAGCGCGGTGGTGACCGCGCCGAGGGCCAGCCCGGCGATCCACGGCAGGCCCGCGACCGAGCCGATCACCATCCCCCAGCCGACGGCCAGCACCAGCGAGCCGAGCGAGATCATCAGATCCCAGAACCCGCGCCACGCGCGCCCGTCCATCCTGCGGCGGAACCACAGACCCGCGTCACGCACGATCCAGCCCAGCAGCATGGCCACGACGAGCGGGTAGAGCGCGAAGATCACCTCTCCTTCCAGCGCGGGGAACGCGCCGAACAGCACGCCCGCCACCGCCACCAGCCATACCTCGTTGGCCAGCACGAACGGCGCCATCGCCGCGACCATGCGGTCCCTGCGCTCCTGGGAACGGCCGGCCATCAGCAGCCCCACCCCCAGGTCGAAGCCCTCGAGGGCGAAGTAGCCCGTCAGCAGGACGGCG
This window of the Nonomuraea africana genome carries:
- the cydC gene encoding thiol reductant ABC exporter subunit CydC, with translation MTTTTQQGAGDTEPMSGRRMGVRLLWAVLAGAAAELTGLGLIASAAWLITRAAEQPPLAALSVAIVAVRAFATSRGVFRYAERLTGHDVALRAQAATRERLYHSLIPPRPPRHGGADLLSRMVDDTDAVQDLLVRCLLPATSALITGLAAVVIAVVVHPAAALVLLAGLVAAGVLLPAGTAAAARRWSARIAPARAALAERVADLVHGSADLAAYGAGDRALSSALEADAALSALERRQSRVHAAALAVGVLVQGLTVAAIVLLAQGSGAGTVATAVLALTALVSFEPVLPLAAAGERFAGISAALRRLKEVRSVPPAVTEPATPAPVPGAPLTVEIADLVVRHAPGGPAAVDGVSLTLTPGRRVALVGPSGAGKSTLLAALMRLVEPESGAITVNGADLRSLDSDDVRTLMTGLTQDPYIFQTTLRDNLRLAGPESTDEDLEQAVRRARLDRWVARTGWDAQLGEDGRTVSGGQLQRLALARALLYDPPVLLLDEPAEALDETAADELMADLLDVTHGRTTLIVTHRLKGLEEVDEIVVMEHGRIIQRGRHDELVARPGYYRDLWQSEALVSG
- the cydD gene encoding thiol reductant ABC exporter subunit CydD; protein product: MRAERSVRTHLTATLAAAVIAGLLVLVQAELLAGVLSGRFATGALLVLAAVVGLRALLGWGQGIFAARTSTGVKSALRHRLLARLQDLGPARLSGHRSGELVTLTGRGLDALDPYLTGYLPAMAVAGVVPVAVLVRLFAADLTSAVIVLVTLPLIPIFGALVGMHTKAVTERQWRALSLLGGHFLDVVRGLPTLRAFGRARYQATVIQRVADSHRSATMRTLRVAFLSSLVLELCASLSLALVAVPIGLRLLGGSLDLTTALLVLLLAPEAYLPLRMMGTRFHASMEGVAAADAAFAVLDDAVDPERALAGAAGSAERTSATGLREDARSALTSGGPPEIRLENVTVRYPGRDDPALDDVSLVITPGERVALVGESGGGKSTLLHLLLGFVTPTEGRVLVDGADLAGLDLTAWRDRLAFVPQRPHLFATSVADNIRLGAPSATPDLVRQAAAAAHADEFVSALPDGYDTPVGERGANLSAGQRQRLALARAFCRPGASLLLLDEPTARLDGRSEAAVVTATAELSRGRTAVIVAHRPAMIDLADRVIRIQEGRVVSDTLAEKSLVPGASAAQAGDER
- a CDS encoding cytochrome d ubiquinol oxidase subunit II, encoding MEVVWLLAFAVLLTGYFALEGFDLGVGLLMAGRSQERRDRMVAAMAPFVLANEVWLVAVAGVLFGAFPALEGEVIFALYPLVVAMLLGWIVRDAGLWFRRRMDGRAWRGFWDLMISLGSLVLAVGWGMVIGSVAGLPWIAGLALGAVTTALFAFHGRTFLAWREARGGGRSLTLSALAAAAPVIVLLAAVAPHLLDHAAPAATLNVLSLMVVPFAPLMVGAQVWVWRTFRPGKGADRIPSFF